The following proteins are co-located in the Billgrantia tianxiuensis genome:
- a CDS encoding ABC transporter substrate-binding protein yields the protein MFYNGLTTLDEVLVPRMSLAESFDTDDALSWVIKLRRDVVFHDGQPFTSADVVYSLNRHKDPDTASRALSVAQQLEEVRAAGPHEVHIRLTSPNADLPAILATSHFLIVRDGTTDFSLANGTGPFECAEFQPGVRSVAVRNDSYWKPGQPYLDEIEFFAIPDEAARINALLAGDVDLINPVNARSIPRILNSANATAMESPTGAYTNLVMRDDLGPVNNPDFVLAMKYMLDREQIQRLAFGGFGTLANDQPIAPSHRYHLADLPQREFDLDRAKYHLERAGVGNRSIPLVASEAATGSVDMAQLMQLSAQQIGLNLEIRRVPSDGYWSNHWMKHPLGFGAISARPTADLMFSLFFQSDAAWNEAGWRNEQFDQLLLAARGETDEDKRKQMYGDMQVLIHEHGGIGIPQFRSSIDGHNTKLRG from the coding sequence ATGTTCTACAACGGCCTGACCACGCTGGATGAGGTGCTGGTGCCGCGTATGTCGCTGGCGGAGTCGTTCGACACCGACGATGCCCTTTCCTGGGTCATCAAGCTGCGTCGGGACGTCGTCTTCCACGACGGTCAGCCGTTCACCTCGGCCGACGTGGTCTACTCGCTGAACCGCCACAAGGATCCGGACACCGCCTCCCGCGCCCTCAGCGTCGCCCAGCAGCTCGAGGAGGTCAGGGCCGCCGGACCGCATGAAGTGCATATCCGGCTCACCAGCCCCAACGCCGACCTGCCGGCGATCCTCGCCACCTCTCATTTCCTCATCGTGCGCGACGGCACCACGGACTTCAGTCTCGCCAACGGCACCGGGCCCTTCGAATGCGCGGAGTTCCAGCCGGGTGTGCGTTCGGTCGCCGTGCGCAACGACAGCTACTGGAAGCCGGGCCAGCCCTACCTCGACGAGATCGAGTTCTTCGCGATCCCCGACGAGGCCGCACGCATCAATGCCCTGCTCGCCGGGGACGTCGACCTCATCAACCCGGTCAATGCGCGCTCGATCCCGCGCATCCTCAACAGTGCCAACGCCACGGCGATGGAGTCGCCGACCGGTGCTTACACCAACCTGGTGATGCGCGACGACCTGGGGCCGGTCAACAACCCGGACTTCGTGCTGGCGATGAAGTACATGCTCGATCGCGAGCAGATCCAACGGCTCGCCTTCGGCGGCTTCGGCACCCTCGCCAACGACCAGCCGATCGCGCCCAGCCACCGCTACCACCTCGCCGACCTGCCGCAGCGCGAGTTCGATCTGGACCGGGCGAAGTACCACCTGGAGCGCGCCGGCGTAGGGAACCGTTCGATTCCCCTGGTGGCCTCCGAGGCCGCCACCGGCTCGGTGGACATGGCCCAGTTGATGCAGCTCTCGGCGCAGCAGATCGGGCTCAACCTCGAGATCCGTCGAGTGCCGTCGGACGGCTACTGGTCCAACCACTGGATGAAACATCCGCTGGGCTTCGGCGCCATCAGTGCGCGGCCGACCGCTGACCTGATGTTCAGCCTGTTCTTCCAGTCCGATGCCGCCTGGAACGAGGCGGGCTGGCGCAACGAGCAGTTCGACCAGTTGCTGCTGGCGGCGCGCGGCGAGACCGACGAAGACAAGCGCAAGCAGATGTACGGCGACATGCAGGTGCTGATCCACGAGCACGGTGGTATCGGCATTCCGCAGTTCAGGAGCAGCATCGACGGCCACAACACCAAGCTGCGGGGCTGA
- a CDS encoding GNAT family N-acetyltransferase has translation MSKETSKRLQTYELTLRDLEENDIDKLHQLSVGVGWPHRPDDWRMLLKVGQGFAGCDKIGRIVGSAMWFPMGNDFATIGMVITTPQLQAQGGGGWLMDHVMQQCHGRRLQIIAPRVAYRLAHALGFKAVNVVHQHQGTAVVPGEISLPTDSRIRPLKAADFTDIARLDQAAFGADRATILEELVGRSTGTVLEREGRIAGFALCRRFGRGHIVGPVVAKDSADAIALVAPHVQKHAGRFLRVDTTQPEGDFTEFLGHCGMREYDQVSVMTLPTTTESVDTEVHTFALVNQSLG, from the coding sequence GTGTCCAAAGAGACGTCAAAGCGCCTGCAGACTTATGAGCTGACGCTGCGAGACCTTGAGGAGAACGATATCGACAAGCTGCACCAGCTGTCGGTCGGTGTCGGCTGGCCGCACCGGCCAGACGATTGGCGCATGCTGCTCAAGGTCGGACAGGGATTCGCCGGCTGCGACAAGATCGGCCGGATCGTCGGCTCGGCAATGTGGTTTCCGATGGGCAACGATTTCGCCACCATCGGCATGGTCATTACCACGCCACAGCTGCAGGCCCAGGGCGGTGGCGGCTGGCTGATGGATCACGTAATGCAGCAGTGTCACGGCCGTCGTCTTCAGATCATCGCTCCCCGGGTCGCCTATCGTCTCGCCCACGCCCTTGGCTTCAAGGCCGTGAACGTCGTGCATCAGCACCAAGGCACGGCAGTCGTTCCAGGCGAGATCTCGCTGCCGACCGACAGCCGAATTCGCCCATTGAAAGCGGCGGATTTCACCGACATCGCCCGCCTCGACCAGGCCGCCTTCGGTGCCGATAGAGCGACCATCCTGGAGGAACTGGTCGGGAGATCCACCGGCACGGTGCTCGAGCGGGAGGGCCGTATCGCCGGTTTTGCCCTGTGCCGCAGGTTCGGCCGGGGGCATATCGTGGGCCCGGTTGTCGCGAAGGACTCCGCCGACGCCATCGCACTGGTCGCTCCTCATGTGCAAAAGCATGCAGGAAGATTTCTCCGTGTCGATACTACCCAACCCGAAGGCGACTTCACCGAGTTTCTCGGGCACTGCGGAATGCGGGAATATGATCAGGTGTCGGTCATGACCCTACCCACCACTACGGAATCGGTGGATACCGAGGTTCATACGTTTGCACTCGTGAACCAATCCCTGGGTTAG
- a CDS encoding NAD(P)/FAD-dependent oxidoreductase has protein sequence MHERNIAEQSTPFWWEAAPVKPLPQQSLAKELDVLIVGAGYAGLAAGLVLARAGRSVAAFDAMSPGEGASSRNGGITSGSIRPDHATLSRRFGEKKALAIEAEGKLAREFLYDFIEVERLDCDFQLTGLFRGAIGHEQYESMARSAEALAKRLGIESYAVPHTEQRHYIGTDFYRGGTVRMDIGGLNPAKLHAELLRVALAAGVTVHSNTSVSSIARDGSGFRVTTVAGTVQARQVLVCTNGYTDGATPYLRRRLVPVRSRIIATEELAPEMMARLMPKRMMMGEGLQLGFYYRPSPDGRRILLGGRDSSRVGDPAAPTLRLHKGLVTRFPELENVRLSHSWFGNVAMNRDMLPRIFEKDGVLYATGFCGSGVVWAPWVGTRAAHKLLRSSEHPCSAFDFRPPAFIPLYRGNPWFMPAVIQGYGMQDRIAMWRASR, from the coding sequence ATGCACGAGCGCAACATCGCCGAACAGAGCACTCCCTTTTGGTGGGAAGCGGCACCCGTCAAACCACTGCCGCAGCAGTCTCTGGCCAAGGAGCTCGATGTGCTGATCGTGGGCGCAGGCTACGCCGGGCTTGCGGCGGGGCTTGTACTGGCACGGGCTGGACGGTCGGTTGCCGCATTCGATGCCATGAGTCCGGGCGAAGGAGCCTCATCGCGCAACGGCGGCATCACCAGTGGCAGCATTCGCCCGGACCATGCCACGCTCAGCCGCCGCTTCGGCGAGAAGAAGGCACTGGCCATCGAGGCGGAAGGCAAGCTCGCCCGGGAATTCCTCTACGATTTCATCGAAGTCGAAAGACTCGACTGCGACTTCCAGCTTACCGGCCTGTTTCGCGGTGCCATCGGCCATGAACAGTACGAGAGCATGGCCCGCAGTGCCGAGGCGCTGGCGAAGAGACTGGGAATCGAGTCCTATGCCGTTCCGCATACCGAGCAGCGCCATTATATCGGCACCGACTTCTACCGCGGCGGCACGGTCAGGATGGATATCGGCGGACTGAACCCGGCCAAGCTCCACGCCGAGCTGTTGCGCGTGGCCTTGGCTGCAGGCGTGACGGTCCACTCGAACACCTCCGTTAGCTCGATAGCGCGGGACGGCTCTGGATTCCGCGTCACGACCGTGGCCGGAACGGTTCAAGCGCGGCAGGTTCTGGTCTGCACCAACGGCTATACCGACGGTGCCACGCCCTACCTGCGCCGTCGCCTAGTGCCGGTCCGCAGCCGCATCATCGCCACCGAGGAACTCGCCCCCGAGATGATGGCACGGCTGATGCCAAAGCGAATGATGATGGGCGAAGGCCTGCAGTTGGGCTTCTATTACCGCCCCTCGCCCGACGGCAGACGGATCCTGCTGGGCGGCCGCGACAGCTCCCGGGTCGGCGACCCGGCGGCACCGACGCTGCGATTGCACAAGGGGCTGGTGACGCGTTTTCCCGAGCTCGAGAACGTGCGCCTCTCCCACAGCTGGTTCGGCAACGTGGCGATGAACCGCGACATGCTACCCCGCATCTTCGAGAAGGATGGCGTGCTCTATGCCACCGGCTTCTGCGGTTCGGGGGTGGTCTGGGCGCCATGGGTCGGGACCCGCGCAGCCCACAAACTGCTGCGCAGCAGCGAACACCCCTGCTCGGCCTTCGACTTCCGGCCGCCCGCCTTCATCCCGCTCTATCGTGGCAACCCGTGGTTCATGCCGGCCGTCATACAGGGCTATGGAATGCAGGACCGAATCGCAATGTGGCGCGCCAGCCGATGA